A part of Eschrichtius robustus isolate mEscRob2 chromosome 20, mEscRob2.pri, whole genome shotgun sequence genomic DNA contains:
- the DRC3 gene encoding dynein regulatory complex subunit 3 isoform X1, translated as MNRLCDMEPRVMDDEMLKLAVGQQGPRDEAGQLAKQEGILFKDVLSLQLDFQNILRIDSLWQFENLRKLQLDNNVIEKIEGLENLTRLVWLDLSFNNIEAIEGLDTLVNLEDLSLFNNRISKIDSLDALAKLQVLSLGNNQIGNMMNIIYLRRFKDLRTLSLSGNPVAEAEDYRTCICAYLPDLVYLDFWRIDDQTKELAEMKHQYSIDELKHRESLMQARLEDERARREELAEHEAAFVEHLNGPFLFDSMYAEDMEGSQLSHLPGVGELLQTYKDKFVIICLNIFEYGLKQQEKRKAELDTFMGCVQEAVQEKQEQGKHTIAKFEEKHLLSLSSIRDESELTNFEIKTAEYSEDITELANVLMTLEMQLVEQLEETINMFERNIIDLVGLFVENVQSLYPFLDAPLRGGAAGRGALRARTTAPRLQGAGGSRLHFKQKAQKGTASSQLSRMQLSGVPSRWLPVRSHACPLPLPPRKTAHLQRMEICQPPGMFEEYFRTLSTKVPYESRSLDAHWAAPQAAACSTSPGPSALYAGTWRTTTTRSSWRSPSAPWRR; from the exons ATGAACCGGCTGTGCGACATGGAGCCCAGGGTGATGGATGATGAGATGCTCAAGCTGGCCGTTGGGCAGCAGGGCCCGCGAGACGAGGCCGGGCAGCTGGCCAAGCAGGAGGGCATCCTCTTCAAGGATGTCCTGTCCCTGCAGCTGGACTTCCAGA ACATCCTCCGCATCGACAGCCTCTGGCAGTTTGAGAACCTGCGGAAGCTGCAGCTGGACAACAACGTCATCGAGAAGATCGAGGGCCTGGAGAACCTCACACGCCTGGTCTGGCTGG ACCTGTCCTTCAACAACATTGAGGCCATCGAGGGGCTGGACACGCTGGTGAACCTGGAGGACCTGAGCCTGTTCAACAACCGGATCTCCAAGATCGACTCGCTGGACGCGCTGGCCAAGCTGCAGGTGCTGTCGCTGGGCAACAACCAGATCGGCAACATGATGAAC atcaTCTACCTGCGGCGGTTCAAGGACCTGCGGACGCTCAGCCTCTCGGGGAACCCGGTCGCCGAGGCCGAGGACTACAGGACGTGCATCTGTGCCTACCTCCCTGACCTGGTGTACCTGGACTTCTGGCGCATCGACGACCAAACG AAAGAGCTGGCGGAGATGAAGCACCAGTACAGCATCGACGAGCTGAAGCACCGGGAGAGCCTGATGCAGGCCCGGCTGGAGGACGAGCGGGCCCGGCGGGAGGAGCTGGCGGAGCACGAG GCGGCCTTCGTGGAGCACCTGAACGGCCCCTTCCTGTTTGACAGCATGTACGCCGAGGACATGGAGGGTAGCCAGCTGTCCCACCTGCCCGGCGTGGGCGAGCTCTTGCAGAC CTACAAGGACAAGTTCGTCATCATCTGCCTGAACATCTTCGAGTACGGCCTGAAGCAGCAGGAGAAGCGGAAGGCAGAGCTCGACACCTTCATGGGGTGTGTCCAGGAGGCCGTCCAGGAAAAGCAGGAGCAGGGCAAGCACACGATCGCCAAGTTCGAGGAGAAGCACTTGCTG AGTTTAAGCTCCATCCGAGACGAGTCTGAACTGACCAACTTCGAGATAAAGACGGCGGAGTACAGCGAGGACATCACCGAGCTGGCCAACGTGCTCATGACGCTGGAGATGCAGCTGGTGGAGCAGCTGGAG GAGACTATTAACATGTTTGAAAGGAACATCATCGACTTGGTGGGACTCTTTGTCGAAAACGTCCAAAGCCTATATCCTTTCCTTGATGCCCCTCTGCGGGGAGGCGCTGCAGGCCGCGGGGCTCTCAGGGCCCGCACCACTGCTCCCCgcctgcagggggctggggggagtcgcctgcattttaaacaaaaggCACAGAAGGGTACAGCTTCTTCACAGCTAAGCAGGATGCAACTAAGTGGGGTCCCTTCCAGGTGGCTCCCTGTGCGGTCACATGCCTGCCCCCTCCCACTGCCACCAAGGAAAACAGCCCACCTTCAAAGGATGGAGATTTGCCAACCACCTGGAATGTTCGAGGAGTATTTCCGGACCCTCAGCACAAAGGTGCCTTATGAGAGTAGAAGTCTGGATGCCCACTGGGCGGCTCCGCAGGCCGCTGCGTGCAGCACGAGTCCTGGCCCGTCTGCGCTCTA TGCCGGGACCTGGAGAACCACCACCACGAGAAGCTCCTGGAGATCGCCATCAGCACCCTGGAGAAGATAG
- the DRC3 gene encoding dynein regulatory complex subunit 3 isoform X2 encodes MNRLCDMEPRVMDDEMLKLAVGQQGPRDEAGQLAKQEGILFKDVLSLQLDFQNILRIDSLWQFENLRKLQLDNNVIEKIEGLENLTRLVWLDLSFNNIEAIEGLDTLVNLEDLSLFNNRISKIDSLDALAKLQVLSLGNNQIGNMMNIIYLRRFKDLRTLSLSGNPVAEAEDYRTCICAYLPDLVYLDFWRIDDQTKELAEMKHQYSIDELKHRESLMQARLEDERARREELAEHEAAFVEHLNGPFLFDSMYAEDMEGSQLSHLPGVGELLQTYKDKFVIICLNIFEYGLKQQEKRKAELDTFMGCVQEAVQEKQEQGKHTIAKFEEKHLLSLSSIRDESELTNFEIKTAEYSEDITELANVLMTLEMQLVEQLEETINMFERNIIDLVGLFVENVQSLMAQCRDLENHHHEKLLEIAISTLEKIVKGELDEDLPDAVRSLFVDKDTIVNAVGASHDIHLLKIDNREDELVTKVNSWCAHLVDKIHKDEIMRNRRRVKEINQYIDHVQSELDSLECSDLLD; translated from the exons ATGAACCGGCTGTGCGACATGGAGCCCAGGGTGATGGATGATGAGATGCTCAAGCTGGCCGTTGGGCAGCAGGGCCCGCGAGACGAGGCCGGGCAGCTGGCCAAGCAGGAGGGCATCCTCTTCAAGGATGTCCTGTCCCTGCAGCTGGACTTCCAGA ACATCCTCCGCATCGACAGCCTCTGGCAGTTTGAGAACCTGCGGAAGCTGCAGCTGGACAACAACGTCATCGAGAAGATCGAGGGCCTGGAGAACCTCACACGCCTGGTCTGGCTGG ACCTGTCCTTCAACAACATTGAGGCCATCGAGGGGCTGGACACGCTGGTGAACCTGGAGGACCTGAGCCTGTTCAACAACCGGATCTCCAAGATCGACTCGCTGGACGCGCTGGCCAAGCTGCAGGTGCTGTCGCTGGGCAACAACCAGATCGGCAACATGATGAAC atcaTCTACCTGCGGCGGTTCAAGGACCTGCGGACGCTCAGCCTCTCGGGGAACCCGGTCGCCGAGGCCGAGGACTACAGGACGTGCATCTGTGCCTACCTCCCTGACCTGGTGTACCTGGACTTCTGGCGCATCGACGACCAAACG AAAGAGCTGGCGGAGATGAAGCACCAGTACAGCATCGACGAGCTGAAGCACCGGGAGAGCCTGATGCAGGCCCGGCTGGAGGACGAGCGGGCCCGGCGGGAGGAGCTGGCGGAGCACGAG GCGGCCTTCGTGGAGCACCTGAACGGCCCCTTCCTGTTTGACAGCATGTACGCCGAGGACATGGAGGGTAGCCAGCTGTCCCACCTGCCCGGCGTGGGCGAGCTCTTGCAGAC CTACAAGGACAAGTTCGTCATCATCTGCCTGAACATCTTCGAGTACGGCCTGAAGCAGCAGGAGAAGCGGAAGGCAGAGCTCGACACCTTCATGGGGTGTGTCCAGGAGGCCGTCCAGGAAAAGCAGGAGCAGGGCAAGCACACGATCGCCAAGTTCGAGGAGAAGCACTTGCTG AGTTTAAGCTCCATCCGAGACGAGTCTGAACTGACCAACTTCGAGATAAAGACGGCGGAGTACAGCGAGGACATCACCGAGCTGGCCAACGTGCTCATGACGCTGGAGATGCAGCTGGTGGAGCAGCTGGAG GAGACTATTAACATGTTTGAAAGGAACATCATCGACTTGGTGGGACTCTTTGTCGAAAACGTCCAAAGCCT GATGGCTCAGTGCCGGGACCTGGAGAACCACCACCACGAGAAGCTCCTGGAGATCGCCATCAGCACCCTGGAGAAGATAGTCAAGGGCGAGCTGGACGAGGACCTGCCGGACGCCGTGCGCTCG CTCTTTGTCGACAAGGACACGATCGTTAACGCGGTCGGGGCCTCACACGACATCCACCTCCTGAAGATCGACAATCGGGAGGACGAGCTGGTGACCAAGGTCAACTCCTGGTGCGCACACCTGGTGGACAAG ATTCACAAGGACGAGATCATGAGGAACCGCAGGCGCGTGAAGGAGATCAACCAGTACATCGACCACGTGCAGAGCGAGCTGGACAGCCTGGAGTGCAGCGACCTCCTGGACTAG